The Equus asinus isolate D_3611 breed Donkey chromosome 1, EquAss-T2T_v2, whole genome shotgun sequence genome segment CATTCAGAGGTGGTTGTGAAGGCAGCATAGGATGTTAGAGAGAATGTGGGCTTTAGACTTAGACTTGAATGCGATTCCTGTCCTACTACCCATGGGAACTTGGTAATAAGTTACTTAatacctctccaagcctcagtttcttcaacactAAAATAAATCTAATAGCATATCTAAAGAGGCTATGTGTTATATGACATATATAAAGAAGAGAATTAAATTACGTTATGTGCTTAATGTACCCAGTGTATGCTCTAgcctatattttattaataaatgataTCAGTTACTGTTATTGAAAGTCAGAGAAGGCAATGGATCAAAGATTCTAACTGGATCATGGAATCTGACCAGTGGTTTTTCCCCCCAGGAGAGCTAAGCCCTGTGTCTCCAATATGGAAGTGCAGAACCAGACACAGGTCACCAAGTTCATTCTGGTGGGATTCCCCGGGAACTGGGGCATGCGTGCAGCAGTGTTTCTGATATTCCTCATGGCATATATTCTGACAGTGGCTGAAAACATGATCATCATCCTGTTGGTGCAGCAGAACCGGCCACTGCACAAGCCTATGTACTTCTTCCTGGCCAACCTGTCCTTTTTGGAGACCTGGTACATCTCTGTGACTGTACCCAAGTTGCTGTTTAGTTTTTGGTCTGAGAGCAACAGTATCTCCTTCACCCACTGTATGATACAACTTTACTTTTTCATTGCACTCATGTGCACAGAATGTGTGCTCCTGgctgccatggcctatgaccgttACGTGGCCATTTGCCGCCCACTCCACTACCCCACAATTATGAGCCATGGGCTCTGCTTCCACCTGGCTCTTGGTTCCTGGGCCATTGGTTTTGGCATCTCCTTGGCTAAGATCTGTTTTATCTCCCGTCTCAGCTTCTGTGGCCCCAATATCATcaatcacttcttctgtgacatctCTCCAGTACTTAACCTCTCCTGCACAGACATGTCCATAGCTGAGTTGGTGGACTTTATCCTGGCACTGGTCATCTTCCTCTTTCCACTCTCTATCACTGTCTTGTCCTATGGATGCATTCTGGCCACTGTTCTACGTATGCCCACAGGAAAGCAGAAAGCCTTCTCTACTTGTGCCTCCCATCTTGTAGTGGTCACCATCTTCTATTCAGCCACTATTTTCATGTATGCCCGGCCCCGAGCTATCCATGCCTTCAACATGAACAAAGTTATTTCCATCTTCTATGCCATTGTCACACCTGCTCTCAACCCTTTCATCTATTGCCTAAGGAACCGAGAGATCAAAGAGGCTCTGAAGAAACTGGCCTATTGTCAGGCCATCCAATTGGACTAGTCTATTACAAATAACTAGAAGGAAATGATTTGATTGGGTGCCTGCTCTTCCATcctctgtcctttccccattaatGCCTCAGCTGGATATT includes the following:
- the OR6B1 gene encoding olfactory receptor 6B1, whose product is MEVQNQTQVTKFILVGFPGNWGMRAAVFLIFLMAYILTVAENMIIILLVQQNRPLHKPMYFFLANLSFLETWYISVTVPKLLFSFWSESNSISFTHCMIQLYFFIALMCTECVLLAAMAYDRYVAICRPLHYPTIMSHGLCFHLALGSWAIGFGISLAKICFISRLSFCGPNIINHFFCDISPVLNLSCTDMSIAELVDFILALVIFLFPLSITVLSYGCILATVLRMPTGKQKAFSTCASHLVVVTIFYSATIFMYARPRAIHAFNMNKVISIFYAIVTPALNPFIYCLRNREIKEALKKLAYCQAIQLD